The Chloroflexota bacterium genome segment ATCGGCGCCCGGCTTGCAACGACGCGGGCGGACAGCGAGTTGCGATCGAGCAGACGCGATGGCGTCGCGTAGCGTACCCCACGATCGATGACCACCGGGAAGCTGAATTCAGCCTTCTGCGGGTCGTACAGCGATACGAAGAACACATCGTGCGGAATCAGACGCGTGAGCTGGACGCGCGCCGCTTCCAGCACGTCGTCCAGCTTGCGGTGCATCGACACCTCGCGGCTCAGCTCGAGCAGGTTGCTCAGACGCTCCTCGGCCTGCCGCCGTTCGGCCAACTCCTGCTGCGCCGATTCAAACAACTCCGCGTTGCGGATCGCCACCGCCGACTGGTAGGCGATGCCCATCAGCAAGTCGACGTGCGAGGCGGTGTAGCGGTCGTATTCGTACGATTGCACGGACAGCGCGCCGATCGTGTGCCCCTCGACCACCAGCGGCAGGTAGATCAGCGATGCCGAGGCGCGCGCCCGATCGCCCATCCGCCGAGAGACCGCCTGCGCGACCTCGGCGGGCGTGCGCTTGAGCAGCATCGGCTGGCCGCTGCGGATCGTCTGCGCGAGCAATGTGCTATTGTCCAGCGGGTCGGGCGCGCGCTGGTAGCGCTGCCCGCCGTCACTCAGGTAGGGGAACGTGACTTGATCGCGCACCGCATCATACAGGGCGACAAACAGCGCATCGACCGGCATCAGTTGCTGAATCTGCGCGTGCACGGCGACCATCACCTCTTCGAGACTGCGGCGGGTCGAGACCGCGCGCGACAACTCGAGCAGGGCGCTGAGACGCTCTTCCGCTTGCCGCCGCTCGGCCAGTTCGTGCGCGGCCGAGTCGAACAGTTGCGCACTGCGCAGCGCGGCCGCCGCCTGGTTGGCGATGCCGCCCAACAATTCGGCGCGCGCCGGGCTGTAGGCGTCCGGCGCATACGACTGCACCGACATGACGCCGATCGTACTGCGGTCGGTGATCAGCGGCGCAAATAACAGCGATGCCGGCTTATGGTGCGGGTCGCCGATCACCCGCGGGTGCGCGGCCGCAATCTCGGCCGGCGTGCGATGCAGAAACACCGGTTCACCCGACTGCATGGCACGCGTCGCGAGCGGCATCGTGCTCTTCGGCATGCGCAACGGGGGATAACGCACACCGCCATCATAGATAGTCGTCCATTCAATTTCATGAGTTGCCGCGTCGTCAAAGCCGATCAGGAACACGTCCGCCGGCAGCACGCGGCGGACGCGGTGGTAGATCGCTTCCAGCGCCGTGTCCAGATTGTGAATCGACGAGACTTCGCGGCTGATCTCGGCCACCACACTCAGGCGCTCCTCGGCCTGGCGGCGCTCGATCAACTCTTTCTCGGCCGACTCGAATAGTTGCGCGTTGCGAATGGCCACGGCCGTCTGGTTGGCGATGCCGGTCAGCAACTCGAGGTGGGTTGCCGTGAACGCGTTGCAGCTGTATGAATGCACACCCAGCATGCCAATCGTATCGGGCTCGCCCGGCAGTGGCGCGTACAACAGCGAGGCGGGTTGCCGGTTGAGATCGCCCGTTATGCGCGGCGGCGCATTCCGGACCTCGTCGGGCGTCCGCAGTATGCGCATGGGCTGGCGCGATGCCACCACCGCGTGCATCGCCGCACTCAACCGATCCAACGGCAAATCAGGCGTTTCATAGCGCCGGTCGCCGTCATAGAACAATGGGTAGCGCAGTACGCTGCGCGTTGCGTCAAACAGGCTGACCGCAAAGATGTCGGCGGGCATCAACCGCTTGACCTGCGTATAGATCGCCTCCAGCACGGTATCGAGCGTGTGAATCGACGAAACTTCGCGGCTGATTTCGGCCAGCACACTCAAACGCTCCTCGGCCTGGCGGCGCTCGATCAACTCTTTCTCGGCCGACTCGAATAGCTGCGCATTGCGGATCGCCACGGCCGTCTGGTTGGCGATCCCGGTCAGCCAATCCAGATGCGCGTTGGTGAATGCATTGAAACGATACGAGTGCGCGCCCAGCAGGCCGATAACGCCGTGCTCGCTCATGATCGGCACATCCATCACCGACGCCGGTTGGCGGCCGAGGTTGCCGACCACGCGCGGCGGTACGCGCAAGACTTCGGCGGGCGTCCGCAGCACAAGCGTGGGCTGCCCCGACAGCACGGCGGGGGCGGCCGCGCCCAAATCCGCCTTCGACACCTCCCGTGATTGGTAGCGCTGGTCGTCGTCGTACACTAACGGGAATCTGAATGTTTCCCGCTCCGGATTGTAGAGCGCGGCGACGAAAATGTCGACGGGCATCAACTGTTTGACCTGCGCGTAGATCGCCTCCAGTACGCCATCGAGACTGCGCATGGACGATACTTCGCGGCCGATTTCGGACAGCGCCCGCAGGCGGGCCTCGGCCTGCCGCCGCTCGGCCAGTTCCGCCTGGGCCGCGTCGAACAACTGCGCGCTGCGCAGCGCAGAGGCGATCTGGTTGGCGATGCTGCCCAGCAGATCCAATTCCGGCTCACCGTATCGGACATGCGTGTCGTACGACTGGACCGAGACGAGGCCGATGATGCCGACATCGGTCGCCAGCGGCGCGTGCATCACCGAGGCGGTCATGCGCGAGGTGTCGCCCATGGTGCGGATGACCGCTCGCGCCACATCCTCGGGCGTGCGATTGAGCGCGTAGGGCGTGCCCGTCGCGTACGTCTGCGCCATGTTGCTGCGGCCGTCCAGCGGCACGCGCGCGGCCGGATAGCGGCGGCCGGCGTCGAAGACGACCGGCACCCGCAGTTCCGACTGCGTCTCATCGGCCAGCCCGACGAGGAAGATATCGAGCGGCAGGAGCTTCTGCACCTGCACATATAACATCTCCACCATCTCGTCCAGGTTGCGCATGGATGAGACTTGACGCCCGATCTCGGCCAGGCTGCGCAGGCGCTCTTCCGCTTGCCGCCGCTCGGACAGTTCGTGTTCCACCGCCTCGAACAGTTGCGCGTTGCGGATCGCCACCGCCGCCTGGTAGGCGATGCCCATCAGCAGGTCCACGTGCGCCGGCGTGTACCGGTCGTATTCGTACGATTGCGCCGAGAGCGCACCGATCGTTCGCCCTTCGACCACCAGCGGCACGCAGATCAGCGACGCCGACAGGCGCGTCGGGTCGCCGAGCGGCTGCCCCTGTTCGACATCGGCCACCGTGCGGTTGACCAGCACGGGCCAGCCGGTGCGAATCGCCTGTGCCAGATTGGAGCGGCTGCTCAGCCGGGCCGGTTCGTGCGTATACCGTATGCCGCCGTCGCTCAGGTACGGAAAGGTAACCTGGCCGCTCGCGGCGTCATGGAGCGCCGCAAAGAACGCATCCGCCGCCATCAACTGCACCACCCGCGCATGGACGGCGGACAGCACCTCGTCCAGGCTGAGCCGGGTAGACACTGCGCGCGCCAGTTCCAGCAGTACGCTCAGGCGCTCTTCCGCTTGCCGCCGCTCCGCCAATTCGTGCGCGGCCGCCTCGAACAACTGCGCGTTGCGGATTGCCGTCGCCGTCTGGTTGGCCACGCCCACCAACAGCTCGACGTGTCCCGCATCATAGGCATTCAAACTGTACGATTGCACGGAGAGGTAGCCGATGCAACCGCGCTCGGCCACGAGCGGCACATAGATGAGCGACGCCGCAGCGCGCGACTCCCGGTCGACGCGGCCAAGCGCAGCCTGAGCGATCTCGGCGGACGTTCGGTTGATCAGGGCCGGCGTGACCGACTCGATCACGCGCCGCGTGATCGGCGAAGCGGCCTCCGGCGCCACGGACTCCGCGCCCGCATAGCGCCGCCCGCCGTCATAGATGACCGGCCACGACACCAGGTGTGTGTCCGGGTCATAGAGGCCGACCAGGAACACGTCGAGCGTCACCAGGCGATGCACGTGCGCATAGATCGACTCGAACACGGCGTCGAGCCCGCGCAGGGTCGCCACGCTGCGCCCGATCTCATTATAAACGCTCATGCGTTCGGCCTGCACCTGCGCGGCCGCCTCGGCCGCTTTGAGCGCGGTAATATCCAGCAGCGTGCCCAGCGCGCCGGCCGGCCGGCCCGCGGCATCGCGCACCAGGCGCAGGGCGAGCAGCACTTGCCGTTCCACGCCATCCCGGCGAATAAGCCGGCACGCAACCTGCGCCTGGCCGTTCTCGCGCGCCGCGCGCATCGCATCGCGCACTACGGCCTGCTCGTCCGCCGGCACAAACGTCATCCAGCTATCGGTCTTGGGCGTGAACTCCGCGGGCGACACGCCCAGCATGCGGTATATCTGCGGCGACCACGTGGTCTGGTGAGAGCGGTTATCGAGCGAAAAATGCCCGACGTTGCCGACCTCCTGCGCCAGTTCAAGCAGTTGCTGGTTCTGCCGCAGCGCGTCCTCCACCTGCTTCATCGGCGTAATGTCGTACTGCGTGCCTTCAACGGCGATCGGTGCGCCCTGCGCGTCGCACACCAGGTTGACGGTCAACGCGGTAATGATGATGGCGCCGTCTTTGCGGCGCATGCGACTCTCGCGTGCCTGCACCGCGCCGCCAGACAGCACGGTCTGCACGACCACCGCGCGGTCGGCTTCGTCGGCATACAGATCGACCACGCTCATGCCATGCAGCTCGGCGAGCGAGTAGCCGAACAGGTGCGCCGCGGCGCGGTTAGCCAGCAGAATGCGCCCGTCGAGCCCGGCGCGTATGAAGCTGGCCGGCAGCTCCTCAAACAGCCGCTGGAAGCTCGCCTCGCTTTCGCGCGATGCTGCCTGCGCCTGCTTCAGTGGCGTAACGTCGTACAGCGTGCCTTCGACGCCGGCCGGGCGGCCCTGCCCATCGCGCACCAGGCTCAGCGTCGCTTCGATGTCAAGTAGCGACCCGTCTTTGCGGCGCATACGCACTTCGTGGTTCCGCACCTCCCCATCCGCGACCACCTGCGCGACCATCGCGGCGCGATCGGCCGGGTCGGGGTACAGGTCGCGCGCGTTCAACTGCATGAACTCGTCGAGCGGATAGCCAAAGATGCGCGCGGCGGCCGGGTTGCACAGCAGGATGCGGCCATCGATAGTCGACGCGATGTAGCTGCCTGGCATCGTATCAAACAGGCGGCGCTGGCGCTCCTCGCTGGCGCGCAGCGACGCGTCGGCGTGACGCCGCTCGGCCAGTTCGCTCGCCGCGCCGTGCAGGGCGTTGTCTATCAACCACGTGTACAGAAACAGGCGCTGCCCGGCCAGAACCAGCATCGCCGCCTCGGCGAGCCAGGCAAACCAGGGCGCCTCATTGTCGATCATGGAAGCGGGCAGCCAGCGCCCCAGATCGGCCACCAGAGTCAGCGTCAGTAATGCCGTCAGGAACAGGGCCACGCGAATCATGGCCGGGCGGCTCACCAGCAGTCCGGCCGTCAACAGCACCACAAACAGGCCGATCACCAACGGGCTTTGCACCCCGCCCGACAGGACGATGGCCGGCGTGATGAACAGCAAGTTGATGACAATATGAATGCGCGCGGATATGCGCAGCGGCAGGCGGCTCGAAACCCAGAAACTGAATAGATACGCGAGAGAGAAAAACAGCACGACGCCGGACATCGGCAGCGGGCGCGGCAGGGTCAACGCAACCAGCGGGAGCACCGCGACGGTGGCGAGCAAGTCGGCGACGGCGATACGGCGCAGATAGTACGGGCGCCAGCTATCGGGATCGTCGGTGCGGAACGACGGCAGCAGAAAGTAGCGACGTAGTAGGGCCAGCATAGCTTGTTCCAGACGGTATCGCTGGACGGTGTAAGTTGATTATAGCCTGCACGGCCGCGATTTCAAGCAGGGTGCCGCGGTCCCAGCAATTCTCAATTTGGCTTTGGGCGGGTACGTTCCAATGTCGGCTTGTCATGCGCTGGTGTTCAGGTGCTTATCACGCAAGCCAATTCGACGAGTAATGAGTGCTTCCCTCCCCCCGACCCCCTCCCAACTTCGTTGGGAGGGGGAGCGATTCGATGGGGAGGTGCGCGGCGGCGGCGCCGCCGCGCACCTCCCCGTTAGTTTTTCCCCTTCGCCCCCGCGCGCGGGGGCGAAGGGGCCAGGGGATGAGGGGGCAACCTGGGGCCAGACTTCAAAATGCGAATTGCTGTTGCGGTCCGGTGCTCGCCGCGGCGCTCAATGCGCCGCCAGCACGACGCGCATGCGGCGCACGCCGTCGCGGATTTGCCGGGGCGTCAATCCGGCGTAGCCGAGCACCAGCCCGCCGCGCGTCAGCGGCCCCAGCGCATACTGCGACAGCGGCGGCGCTTCAATGCCGGCGTCGAGCAGGCGGCTGGACACGGCGCGGTCGTCCGCGCCGGGCGGCAGCCAGGCCAGCACATGCATGCCCGCCGCCGCGCCGGTGATTGACAGCCGCCCCTCGAGCTCGCGCGCGACCGAGTCCACCAGCGCGGCCTGGTTCTGCGCGTAGAGCGTGCGCATCTTGCGAATATGGCGCGCAAAGTGCCCCTCGCGCATGAACGCCGTCAGTACGGCCTGGTCCACCAGCGGCGACTGGCGGTCGGCCAACGCGCGCGCCGTGCGGAAGGTGGCCGCCAGGTCGGGCGGCGCGACGAGGTAGCCGAGCCGCAGCGAGGGAAAAAGCATCTTACTGAAGGTCCCGATGTAGATCACACGCCCGGCGCGATCCAGCCCCTGCAGCGCGGCCAGCGGCCGCCCGGTGTAGCGGTACTCGCTGTCGTAGTCGTCCTCCAGCACCCAGGCGCCTGCGCGCGCCGCCCATTCCAGCAGCGCGAGACGGCGCGGCAGGCTCATCGTGACGCCCAGCGGGAACTGGTGCGACGGCGAGACGTACACGATGCGCGCATCGGGCGCGCGCGCGATGCCGGCGCGCACGTCAAGCCCCTCCGCATCCACCGGCACCGGGCAGATGCGCGTGCCGGCGCCATTCAAGATGTTGCGCGCGCCGAGATAGCCGGGGTCTTCCAGCCAGGCCGCATCGCCGGGATCCGCCAGCAACCGCACGGCCAGGTCAATCGCCTGCTGCGAGCCGCCGACCATGATCACCTGCTCCGGCGCGCATACGACGCCGCGCGACGCGCCCAAGTACTCCGCGATCGCCTCGCGCAGCGGCAGGTAGCCGGCCGCGTCACCGTAGCCGAGCAGGTCCGCGCGCGCATGCCGCCAGAGGCGCATCGTCAACCGCGCCCAGGTGCGCACCGGGAACAGGTCAAGCGCCGGCGTGCCGGGGCGGAACGGGCGCGGCTTGGCCGACTCCGGTGCGGCTTCAACCGTCGTCGCGGCGACGGTCACGCCACGCCGCGAGAGCAAGCCGTCGAGCGGTCGCGGGCGCGGCGCGCGCGGTCGGCTCGGGCGCGCGCTGGCCGCCTCGTCCGGCAGGTCGGCGGCCACGTACGCGCCCGAGCCGACACGGCGCACGATGTAACCCTCCGCGGCGAGCTGGTCGAACGCGTTGACCACGGTATTGCGCGAGACGGCCAGTTCCGCCGCCAGCGCGCGGCTGGGCGGCAGCCGGACGCCCGCGCGCAGTCGCCCGGCGAGGATGGCGCCGCGCAACTGATCATACAACTGGCGGTACAGCGGTGCGCCGGCCGCCGCGTCGAGGTCGAGCGCGGCCAGCGAAATGAACGAGGTCTGGCGCGGCATGTGGCAGCTCCCAAACGTGAATTGGCCCTATCGAGCGAGCACAAATTGGCACCTGGCCCACCCATATATTGGCCCTATCAACTTAACATGAATTGGCTCTTGTGTCCACTCCAATTTTCGCTAGAATGGTGACTGTCGATGCATGATGCACCGAAGCGATGACTGGATGACAAGATGAAACAGTGACAGGGTGCCCTGGTACCCCCACTTTGCCAAGTCGCCCATTCATCTTGTCACCATGTCACCCGGTCATCTTGTCATCTGGTCGTCAGTCCAACACACAAGGAGAGCATGGAACTATGACACAGGCTAACGGAGCGGGCGGCAACGGGCACGGCCCGCAGCACGGCGCGGCGCAGACCGGCTCATGGACGGTCAAGGCCGGGCTGGCGCAGATGCTGAAGGGCGGCGTCATCATGGACGTGACCGACGCCACGCAGGCGCGCATCGCGGAAGACGCCGGCGCATGCGCCGTGATGGCGCTGGAGCGCGTGCCGTCCGACATCCGGCGCGACGGCGGCGTCGCGCGCATGTCCGACCCGACCAAGATCATCGAAATCATGGAGACGGTCAGCATTCCGGTGATGGCGAAGTGCCGCATCGGGCACTTCGTCGAGGCGCAGGTGCTCGAAGCGCTCGGCGTCGACTACATCGACGAGTCCGAGGTGCTGACGCCTGCCGATGAGGAGCATCACGTCCTCAAGTCGGGTTTCAAGGTGCCGTTCGTGTGCGGCGCGCGCAACCTGGGCGAGGCGCTGCGGCGCATCGGTGAGGGCGCGGCGATGATCCGCACGAAGGGCGAAGCGGGCACCGGCGATGTCGTGGAGGCGGTACGCCACGCGCGCGCCGTGATTGGCGAGATTCGCCGCCTGCAGGGGCTGCGGCCGGAAGAGTTGATGCGCACCGCCAAGGACATGGGCGCGCCGTACGAGCTGGTCAAACAGGTCGCCGAGACGGGCACGCTGCCGGTCGTCAACTTCGCGGCGGGCGGCATCGCCACGCCGGCCGACGCCGCGCTGATGATGCAGCTCGGCGTGGACGGCGTGTTCGTCGGCTCGGGCATCTTCAAGTCCGGCGATCCGGCCAAGCGCGCGAAGGCGATCGTCATGGCGACCACGCACTACAATAACGCCGGCATCGTCGCCGAAGTCTCACGCGGGCTTGGTGAGCCGATGGCGGGCATCGCCGTGCGCAGTATCGCGCAGGGCGAACAACTGGCCACGCGCGGCTGGTAGTCGCCGCGGAGCGCA includes the following:
- a CDS encoding GAF domain-containing protein translates to MLALLRRYFLLPSFRTDDPDSWRPYYLRRIAVADLLATVAVLPLVALTLPRPLPMSGVVLFFSLAYLFSFWVSSRLPLRISARIHIVINLLFITPAIVLSGGVQSPLVIGLFVVLLTAGLLVSRPAMIRVALFLTALLTLTLVADLGRWLPASMIDNEAPWFAWLAEAAMLVLAGQRLFLYTWLIDNALHGAASELAERRHADASLRASEERQRRLFDTMPGSYIASTIDGRILLCNPAAARIFGYPLDEFMQLNARDLYPDPADRAAMVAQVVADGEVRNHEVRMRRKDGSLLDIEATLSLVRDGQGRPAGVEGTLYDVTPLKQAQAASRESEASFQRLFEELPASFIRAGLDGRILLANRAAAHLFGYSLAELHGMSVVDLYADEADRAVVVQTVLSGGAVQARESRMRRKDGAIIITALTVNLVCDAQGAPIAVEGTQYDITPMKQVEDALRQNQQLLELAQEVGNVGHFSLDNRSHQTTWSPQIYRMLGVSPAEFTPKTDSWMTFVPADEQAVVRDAMRAARENGQAQVACRLIRRDGVERQVLLALRLVRDAAGRPAGALGTLLDITALKAAEAAAQVQAERMSVYNEIGRSVATLRGLDAVFESIYAHVHRLVTLDVFLVGLYDPDTHLVSWPVIYDGGRRYAGAESVAPEAASPITRRVIESVTPALINRTSAEIAQAALGRVDRESRAAASLIYVPLVAERGCIGYLSVQSYSLNAYDAGHVELLVGVANQTATAIRNAQLFEAAAHELAERRQAEERLSVLLELARAVSTRLSLDEVLSAVHARVVQLMAADAFFAALHDAASGQVTFPYLSDGGIRYTHEPARLSSRSNLAQAIRTGWPVLVNRTVADVEQGQPLGDPTRLSASLICVPLVVEGRTIGALSAQSYEYDRYTPAHVDLLMGIAYQAAVAIRNAQLFEAVEHELSERRQAEERLRSLAEIGRQVSSMRNLDEMVEMLYVQVQKLLPLDIFLVGLADETQSELRVPVVFDAGRRYPAARVPLDGRSNMAQTYATGTPYALNRTPEDVARAVIRTMGDTSRMTASVMHAPLATDVGIIGLVSVQSYDTHVRYGEPELDLLGSIANQIASALRSAQLFDAAQAELAERRQAEARLRALSEIGREVSSMRSLDGVLEAIYAQVKQLMPVDIFVAALYNPERETFRFPLVYDDDQRYQSREVSKADLGAAAPAVLSGQPTLVLRTPAEVLRVPPRVVGNLGRQPASVMDVPIMSEHGVIGLLGAHSYRFNAFTNAHLDWLTGIANQTAVAIRNAQLFESAEKELIERRQAEERLSVLAEISREVSSIHTLDTVLEAIYTQVKRLMPADIFAVSLFDATRSVLRYPLFYDGDRRYETPDLPLDRLSAAMHAVVASRQPMRILRTPDEVRNAPPRITGDLNRQPASLLYAPLPGEPDTIGMLGVHSYSCNAFTATHLELLTGIANQTAVAIRNAQLFESAEKELIERRQAEERLSVVAEISREVSSIHNLDTALEAIYHRVRRVLPADVFLIGFDDAATHEIEWTTIYDGGVRYPPLRMPKSTMPLATRAMQSGEPVFLHRTPAEIAAAHPRVIGDPHHKPASLLFAPLITDRSTIGVMSVQSYAPDAYSPARAELLGGIANQAAAALRSAQLFDSAAHELAERRQAEERLSALLELSRAVSTRRSLEEVMVAVHAQIQQLMPVDALFVALYDAVRDQVTFPYLSDGGQRYQRAPDPLDNSTLLAQTIRSGQPMLLKRTPAEVAQAVSRRMGDRARASASLIYLPLVVEGHTIGALSVQSYEYDRYTASHVDLLMGIAYQSAVAIRNAELFESAQQELAERRQAEERLSNLLELSREVSMHRKLDDVLEAARVQLTRLIPHDVFFVSLYDPQKAEFSFPVVIDRGVRYATPSRLLDRNSLSARVVASRAPIFFSDGVPTGPDTPPAMRLGDLTHVAQSIIVAPLALESRVFGVISVQSYEPKRYTVADVSLLVGVAYQVAIAIESARLFEALEAELAERRRAAAERETLISQLEDRNSELERFTYTVSHDLKSPLITMRGFLGYVEQDARAGQWERLQQDMRRINDATGKMQRLLDELLEMSRVGRQMNAPEDVPFETVAREAVALVGGRLAERNVVVQIAPDLPVVHGDRLRLVEVVQNLVDNAAKFMGSQAAPRIEIGARMTDAGRPVFTVRDNGIGIDPRYQARVFGLFDKLDARSEGTGVGLALVKRIIEVHGGRIWVESEGPGHGSTFCFTLPAPPASTERED
- a CDS encoding PLP-dependent aminotransferase family protein; the protein is MPRQTSFISLAALDLDAAAGAPLYRQLYDQLRGAILAGRLRAGVRLPPSRALAAELAVSRNTVVNAFDQLAAEGYIVRRVGSGAYVAADLPDEAASARPSRPRAPRPRPLDGLLSRRGVTVAATTVEAAPESAKPRPFRPGTPALDLFPVRTWARLTMRLWRHARADLLGYGDAAGYLPLREAIAEYLGASRGVVCAPEQVIMVGGSQQAIDLAVRLLADPGDAAWLEDPGYLGARNILNGAGTRICPVPVDAEGLDVRAGIARAPDARIVYVSPSHQFPLGVTMSLPRRLALLEWAARAGAWVLEDDYDSEYRYTGRPLAALQGLDRAGRVIYIGTFSKMLFPSLRLGYLVAPPDLAATFRTARALADRQSPLVDQAVLTAFMREGHFARHIRKMRTLYAQNQAALVDSVARELEGRLSITGAAAGMHVLAWLPPGADDRAVSSRLLDAGIEAPPLSQYALGPLTRGGLVLGYAGLTPRQIRDGVRRMRVVLAAH
- the pdxS gene encoding pyridoxal 5'-phosphate synthase lyase subunit PdxS translates to MTQANGAGGNGHGPQHGAAQTGSWTVKAGLAQMLKGGVIMDVTDATQARIAEDAGACAVMALERVPSDIRRDGGVARMSDPTKIIEIMETVSIPVMAKCRIGHFVEAQVLEALGVDYIDESEVLTPADEEHHVLKSGFKVPFVCGARNLGEALRRIGEGAAMIRTKGEAGTGDVVEAVRHARAVIGEIRRLQGLRPEELMRTAKDMGAPYELVKQVAETGTLPVVNFAAGGIATPADAALMMQLGVDGVFVGSGIFKSGDPAKRAKAIVMATTHYNNAGIVAEVSRGLGEPMAGIAVRSIAQGEQLATRGW